The window ATACTAGAATTTAGAAACGACCCTAATCTAATTACtttaaataacataaaataagAAACCTTCTTCAAAATGGGTATCAGATTGGTTTCAAAATCTCACTTTTACCAATTCTAATATACAAACAGAGTCATTTCAAGCCATTTAAGCCTTTCAAAATATGCAATTTGCTCTCTAATACCATTCGTTTCAACATATCAACATAAACTAATCAGTAACTAGAAAGTTCCATTTATAGCAATCTCATTTCTAAGTTCTCATCTAGCACATAACACCACCTCTCAACAATATTCATCTACAGAGAATCAACAGAACTCCTTAAGTCATAAAGCTCAACCTAAAAGAAATTTAAGTTAAACAGAAAAAagggtaaaaagaaaaagagaaaaagaaagaaaaaaaaaagccaataaTTAAAATGTCTTGAAACTATATCCAAACTGAAGATGACATTTCATAGTCTGGGTAATAGTCTGAACACTGGGTAAGTACTAAAAGGGTGGCTGCTACAGAACTTTGCATTTTTAATAAGTGATGTTTTCAAGATATTCCGCCATGATTGCTTCTAGTCTATTTCTATATTCCCTAAAATCCAGCCCTAATATTAAAACCCACCTAGGAGCACAACAATTATCTAATAATAATTCATAAGGAGATCAAGGGGGGGCATCAATTGGGATCTATTTTCAATCCAAAAGGGCTAGAATTTCAGTAAGAATAAGCACCGATTTCGGGGTAGATATTTTCTCTAAGTTTACAGACAAATCCAAAGGAGAAGATTTGGGCGTGAGAGAATAGTCAACAGTTgggatttgaaaatttgagaaaatgaaaaaaaattaattaggcATGCATGTATGTATTTTAGAAGGGCCATTTTGTCAAACACCTTGTATGCAATATTAAAAACAATGACTTACAGAGATGTTCGGCGGACAGTGACATAGCCAATGAAGAAGGGCTGCTGAGGTGCTTTTGCTGTACAAAGACAAAATACGGAATCTTCCAAGTTCCAAGTGAAGATGAGGATGAAGCTTTATTGCTTGTTTAGATTGAGCTGAGAAAAGGATCTGCACAGTCTATACATCCCTATATTATCGCTATTAATATCACAGTTTTTCACAATTCTATtcccataataataataagaaaccTCTTCTCAGCTCAATCTTCTAAACCTTTGTAATTTCAACTTTGGAACTATAGGTTTggaattgattttaaaattcaTATCAATTTTCTCGTTTGGTGTAATAAAGTAAGCCAAGTGTTTTTGTGAGCTTCTGAACAATTAGGAaatgaatttattttaatactTCAAAATTACTCTAAAAAAAGGCATGAAAtcattttaaaaactttttcttAACCGTTAGAAATTTATTTTAGTAGTATAAAAGTTAGAATTTAAAAATGCAGAATTTGATATTGAATTGATTTTGAATAATTAAAAGCTTACATTCGATTGATTTTGACGATAACTTTTATATCTTTCATAGTAGGCTAAATTGATACAAATTCGGAAGATTAGAGCTAAAATTGTTAGCTAATAAAACTCAATGGACTTCATTATCGTTAAAGATATTTAGATTGTTTTCTAAATATGATTTTATGTTAAAATCTAATTTTAATATCCACATTTTATAATTGGAATATGTAACATAGTCTTTAATTAGCGTCTATGAATCCGAACTAATATTTGAAATTACAACAAGTAAACTTAATTGCTTCATACATTATATTATCCACATGTTGGtaaatcaaaaaaattaaatgattgaTCTGAAACATTTGTCAAAAGGAATAACAGAAAAGTAAAACAAATATTTCCCAACACAAATAATATACtccaaaagaaataagttttttagaacaatacttaaatattattaaagaaaacatctttatatttttatctATAAGGCTACTTTTTAGAGCTCTTTCGTGAGTCGGGAACACAATACTTGCCCTTTAAAAGGGAAGAACTTAAATAAGAGGGAATGATGGATGCCTTTCGAGAATAGTTTGCTTGAGAATATAAATAACCAAAATCTCCACATGCCCATAATCATTGATCTTTGAAATCACATATATACAATAACACTTAGATAACTatctttgtttgtttttataGTATTTCTATTTAGAAACGTCTAGATTTCATATATTGTTCTAAAATTGTTCGTGTTCCTATGAATTAACATAATATGACTTGAACGTATAGAAAAATGTTCATTTATATTAACTAACAAGAGTTCTTTCAACAAAGAAACgttaatttagatttttagaaaataaatattaattaaaattgtaaaataaatCAAACACTAAAGGAATGATAAAAATAGAAAAGTGGATGCAATCAAATCAAACCCCTCCATAAGGGTATCCAAGACGGTAAAGAGAAACTCCAAATGCTATGGaatcttaaattatttaaaattaaacccatCAATGTAGATGGCACCCAAAAGAACAATCCCTTCCAAATTTTAATGTAATAATATCAGAAAAACATATACGAGTAAATTTTCTATCTAATTGATATAAATAATTATGATGTGGATTTTGGGTTTTAAAGCAGTGAttgaaaatatatgaaaaatacaCAAACTTATGAAAATGACTTTAGGACAAAGCACAAAATCTAACTCAAAATCCAATGGTAAAAATAAAATCTAGACATTTCCCAAAATATTATCACTGATTTTAACAAAACATTTTACTCTAGAAGAAGGAAATTACAATTCAATTCAAAATAGCTCTCAGTTAATTATTTTACTTGGCCACATCCTAATTCCTAAATGAGTAGGGTTGGCAACCAAACTTCTTGTCCattgaaaattaaagaaagagagagaaagaggctaaaaaaacaaaacaagaaaaagaagaaattggtTGAATCATTATCAAATGAGAAAAAGATGgtcaaatgaaaagaaataaaagaatgtTGGGATTGAAAAATTGTATACACTGATGACAAAATAATGTTCACTCTAGAATCCAAAATCACTTCTCTTATGGATACTGCTGTTCTTTGGATTCTGTTTTTGCAAATCAAAAGATTCAAAACTCAATTCATTTCATTCAAACATGATGTTGACAACATAACCTTGTTTCTGACAAAAGAATGTCCCATCTCCACTGGCCATCCACCTAATTGATGGAATGTAAGGATCCGAATATGTGATATTAATGACAATAGATTAGGAGATAAACAAAGTTATTCaaggtaaattaattttttcaaaCTCGAGACCTAATTCacttataaaaatattaatcgTTGATATACTCTCAATAATACAGCATGACGGACTAAAAATAAAGAGCAGCCAAACCAAAGTATGGTTGACATTGATTTACAAAAAGTACAAAGTGATCAAAACCGGTCGAAGATTAGTTTACTAAACCAACTATAGTCGATTTAGTGACAATTTAGTAGAAAAATCAACTTCAACTAGTGGTAGATTTTATTAACCAAAAGATTTTAAACTAATTTGAGTTTCATTTCACCTCAAACATGATGGATTTGGTGATAGGTGAGTATTTCTTTGATGGTTGAGATCAATATGAACACTAAAAAACTGATTATAATCCATTTGATGGTAATTTAGTTGAAAAACCAATTCCGACCAACCTCTGCACATCCTTCTTTAATACTCTAACGACAACTTAATACCAATACCCTTCCTATGGTTtccaaaggaaaaaaaatgtcatttttccATCAAAGAAACTTGATGGGAGCTTTGCTTGATCCAGTTGAATTCTGTTTCTAGCAGAAGCACTTGATTTATAACAAGAGTATACATGTACTAAGGAGATTTTGAAAGGGGTGCTTAAGATTCttatccagaaaaaaaaaaacaaaaagttcaCTTTTTTGTACACAATGAAAAAATCAAACTCTTAAAAAACATGCTCACTTTCATCTGTGTGCCTTAACAATGGGTTGTAATTAAGAACAAGCCTGGAACAGTGTCCTCCAGCAAGCAAGGATAACATACGTGGATCAGGAAAGACCAGAGCAATAAAGGAATGACTAAATTACTTAGCCATCCCAAGCACAACCAGAACAATCCGACTCAGAATGCTAACAAAGAAGTTTCATGAATGGTTGATACTAGATCTTAATGACCCATTTGACAATCTCtgtaaataaaaaatgaatctATAGCACATCACAGCTCTTAAGCACTACAATTCCTTACTGATAATTGAAAATATTAGTGTGAAAGCTAGAGACTCGCACTAGAATCAACAGAATCATTCTAGAACAAAACTTATGGCATTTGATGGAAAGGGAAGGGGATGATGTATTACACTCAAATTAACCATAACAGAATCTGTTCTGTTCGCAAAGAAAGTTATGCTTTATCATGTCTCAACAAAAAGGTTGGGTGCACAAGTTTCTATCAGTCAACCGAGTAATCTAACTTAACTAGGGATAGAGGGAAAGTGTGTGCATCAATTGCTCATTAACTGCTTCAGGGAGAATAATTGGAGGAAATAGCAACATAATCTATCTTGGAAAACTGAGGAGCTTAAGATCTTGGcttctccttcttttccttGAAGAGAGCAAGCAGAGATACACCTGATACCTTCACCACCTTAAATCTGACTCCGGGAATATCACCAACAGCATGTCCTTTTCGACCAAATCCAGCAATGAGAACCTCGTCCTGGGGATGCCAATACatatattattgaaaaaataGAGAACAATCTTGATAATAGTAACCAAAATTCCCATGATCAAATCCCAAGCTTCCCTTGAATACTTACATTTTCTTCAATGTAATTAAGACAACCATCATTTGGGACAAAGGCAGCAATCTTCTTTCCGTTCTTAATAAGCTGAACTCTAGCACACTTTCTAATAGCAGAGTTAGGCTGCTTAGCCTCAATACCACTGCACGTTGCACCAGAAAATTACATATTAAATACGTTTTTGCAAAGTAAGCCCCAGAAAAGCACagtacaaataaaataaaatcatctTACATCTTTTCTAGAACAATGCCTTTTGCGTGGGAAGATCCAGCAAATGGTTTCTTCCACTCGTTTCCAAGATGGGATTTCTTGTATGCTTTGTCAGCCCACCTTTGTCTTCTACGGTGGGACTTCAACTTGCGACCCGCTCCCATTCCTCGTGTTTTCCTGTAAGACATTACTACCACTTAACGAAGAGAATACAACTTCCATTTGCAccaaaacataaaacataaaaacatgAACCTTTTTCCCAATTCCCTAAAAGCCTCGTCAAATTTTCCTCTAGATTTAAGGCTATTAACtaataaaacatttgaaaagtATTCACATCTCAAACGTCCCAGTTAACCTGTGAGATCCAGAAAAATCCTAGAATCGTACCAATTGTATTTCTCTAAATCACAAGGATACTAATACCATCGACAATCCTTGTACTGAGCATAGCCAACTTGTTGAATGGTGAACAATCTCAATTGTTTTTCAGTCAAACAACAAGCAAAATCCACTCATCGTTGTAAAAAAAACGAGAAATCATATTAGAACCAAAGAAACCAACTTGCTCACATTAAATCTAAGTGCATATTCATATCTAAAACCATAAATAGCTACAAAGTGTGTTACTCCGATATCTAGCAACGATagtaacaaaacaaaacataaattTGAGAGAGAAACGAAACAAATCGACATTATCTCAAACAAAACTAATCAAGAGATCGCGCTCCTTGCAATAACCAATGACaataacaaaacacaaaacatTTCGAATTGACAACACAGCAACAAGAGAGTCCACCATCCTTCTTAATAATTGCTAAGGCGATCGTTATATTTAATCATCTACGATAAGCTAATACAAACCATTCTCGTCCTGTAAAGTAACTACTGATTTATCAATCTATCAAATGCATTGGATCCAGTTAAGCCATTCAAATCTCGATTACTTGTGGACTTCCTTCCCTAGAAGATTCATCACTATAAACAAATAAGGGGAACAAAATAGGAAGAAGGAAAAAGTACATACCCCATGGTGAATGTGAGTTGAGGATCTCCGGAACCGGCAAAGACGAAGCTAGGTTGGATGACGCCGCCGCACCGTGTGCAAATGAAACCCTAGAGTCTCCTTCGCCCCTTTTTATACTGTAGGGTTCTTTTGTTAAGCCAATCCTCACCGAAATACTACTAATTTGCCACGTAGGCAacttttgtttcaattttttttcttccaactACATGGTAAAAtaggttgatttttttttttttaagttggaatttatacctatagtttgtttaaaaaaattatgagaaTGATATCAAATTGTAGTGGTTATTTCTAATcttatgaaattattttgttaaattttaatctaaATTGTAATTTGTTAAAACTATATAAACTATTTGTAGTTACTtcttttatgtatttatttatccTTTTAAGGTTCGATATCGGACATTCATGTATTTATaatttgagaattaatataattacGTTTTACCTTTAATATATTCAGCGATATTCTTGTATGTTGAAGAACCAAAAAATTCTAGATTTAAATTTTATCCTTGACTTTTACTTAATAAAAAGTTTATagtatatttaagaaaaaatagtCATCCCACTCCcaataatacatatataaataaactatggTTTAAGATTTAAGAGTGACCTTCAAATAGTTgtaatcatttttaaatttatttgaatcATGACTCTAATAATTTAAAaccaaatttaataaaataaaaactgcattaaaagacataaaattaaatattatattaattttaaacaacTAAAATCATATTTCAATTTGATTCAAATACCACAAAATTGATTTTATCAACTATAAATCACTTCCAGACTTACAATCGACCACTTatctaaaattttgataaaatttgaATGAGCTATTTAGATTAAATAAAAGactttagattttttttttcaatttaaaatttaacaaataaaCATTTACGTTAAATTCCAGTAGTTTGCTTCTTAGAGTTTTTCTTTCACCGTTATTAtactaataaaaatatttaaaaatataacaaaaattccAAATATATATCCAAATACCAATATTAATCTATTACGGTTAGATAGGAAGGataattttgtaatatttatagttcttttaatttgttttattatatttgaaaacgtGGAATACatattttagtttaagtttTGTAGTAACTTTAacgaaaaaaattaataaccaatgaagaaaaaaataagacACAAAATGGCCTTTCTTAAAAAATCAAATGGCCAAGAGAAAAactttcttttaataaaaaaaaaaaatgtagtcTACCTGCACTATAACCAACTGAAAAGAAAGTGATAAACTTGCTTTATGTACGAACTAAGAACTAATACACTTATAGATAAAATATCTCTATCAAAATACAAAAGTTTCAAACATTTGTTCGGTGTAAGAGCAAATTAACAAATCGGTATTAGTATTACAATGTTTTATTTTACTAGTGATGATagtgatcctgaaaggaatTCGAAAGATTTCAACTATATATATCACCCTACAATAATTATTCCGTTAAATAATGTGAAAGCTCTTTGATTGTTGTGAATAATCTACCATAATCATATTTCTCTACTCTTCTATCAAAATCTTTAATGCACATACTCATAAGATTCTTTTCATGTTTAAGATAAAATGACATCTCACCTAATAAATAAAGCCGATAAATTGAAGCGTGAGTGGCCAAGAAATATTGTTGGTTAGCATGAATAACACAACAATCTTCTTCCTTTTGAGTTAGGAGGATTGAAACCACTAATGTCTTGATTGTAGCAACACAACAATGGAGGAGACCATCCTCCTAGTCATATTCTCACGGTTTTCCTTCCATGGCAATATAACATAATGGTAGTAACCTCTATTGAAACGGATATGATTTCTCAGTAGTTCCTCGTGTTGCAGTGTTTGACATGTTAAAACCTCTGCCTCCTTTTCTTGCATCATTTACATTATCTTCAAAATTCTTGGTTTCCATTTTCCGCACATAGTTCATCTTCATAAGAGAATACCTTAAAAGCTGCATAAAAAGCATTAGCAATAATGAGAGGCCTATTTCAAAAGATTATCAACTAGCAAAGCTACAATTCTTTCAAGTACATCCACCTTTCTACACAATACCTTTCCCGTCAGTCAATTAATGTATGCTCCTAAGCAAAAGAGAAAGTAACAGTTGCAAGTCACATTCTTTTGAAAGTACGTTAGAGTAATAGCCAGATTGATGTAAAGAATTTGGCTCTGTTATCTAATATTTTCGATCTGGTTTGTTTAAGACATGTTAAGTAgtgatttttaaaattgttgaaatcaATTTTGTACTTTTATTGTACGAAATGATTTTGATTTAAGACACGTCTCAGAGTTATTTTAAATATCAAAAACTTAAAGATTCATGCACACAGAAAGACCTAACAATCTGAGAAACAGACGCAAATCCCCTTTGTACAACATATATAATCAAAGATACCAGCAAAGTTCAGTAAGGTTACAACGATAATCAAGTCTAAGAACAAGACCACAAATTGCAAAGAACAAAACACAACCCCGACAGTTCGAGAGATCCAAATCTCACCTTTGGTGAATTCTCTCACTACCAAAAACTCCCTACCTCCACACCAATCCCCAAAACCCTACTAAACCCCTAACAAAGCCCCctcaccccccccccccccccccccccaactaTTTTCAGAATTGGGGATCAAGCagatttttactttttaaaattactGCTAAATGTATCCTTGTCTTTGACAGTAGATTCCATCAAGAGGTGAGAGATGTTATGTCTATATAATGAGACATTTTAAACTGGCAGTAGCCGATCTGCCAAATGATACAATTTTCAGGAGGGACTCTGTTATGGCAACAATGGAGGAAGATGTCTCTAACAAATAACATCGTCTTCATCATTTTGTTGTTTGCAATTGGAGCATCAAGGAAAACCTAGCAATCAATAATGATGAATTCTCCAAGAGAAAA is drawn from Cucumis melo cultivar AY chromosome 11, USDA_Cmelo_AY_1.0, whole genome shotgun sequence and contains these coding sequences:
- the LOC103501915 gene encoding 40S ribosomal protein S23, whose product is MGKTRGMGAGRKLKSHRRRQRWADKAYKKSHLGNEWKKPFAGSSHAKGIVLEKIGIEAKQPNSAIRKCARVQLIKNGKKIAAFVPNDGCLNYIEENDEVLIAGFGRKGHAVGDIPGVRFKVVKVSGVSLLALFKEKKEKPRS